Sequence from the Aquimarina sp. Aq107 genome:
TCTATATACATAAAATGAAAACTGTTAAACACAATCCTCAACTAATTCTGATTTATGTTAAATATGAATTTAAAAAATGTTAATTAGTTGACAACAACAATCCTAAATAGTAATTTCATAATTGTTATTGAACCACCCTGTTTTTTTGATACGTAAATTCAATACTAACAATTCAATAACAACATGAAAAAAACAAACTCTAAAACCAAAACTTTAGGTTGGATGATTTCCTACCTAAGAAAATGGTCAACGCCTTTATTGCTGTGCGTTGCCTTTATTTTTCCAAACTTTCAGACTATTTTTTCGCACGGTACTGTAACAAGTCCTCCTAGTAGAGTCTGGATTTGTTTTCAAGAAAATCCCGAGAGTCCCGATTCGCCCGCCTGTATTGATGCTGTAGCTATGTATGGTACGCAAGCATTATATGACTGGAACGAAGTTGCACGTATGGATGCTAATGGTATGCATCAAGCCATTATTGCGGATGGTAATCTTGCTAGTGCAGGACGTCCTGATAAGTATGGTGGCCTTGATCAAGTACGTGATGATTGGGTTGCCACACCGGTTACTCCTGGCCCATTTACGGTAACATGGACAAATTCTGCTCCCCATCAAACATTGTATTATAGAGTGTATATTACGAAAGCGAGCTGGACTCCGGATCAACCTTTAACCTGGGATAACCTTGAACTTCTGGTAGAAACAGAACCGAGAGAAGCATCTGCCACTGACAATATAGATGTTGTACTTCCTGCAAGAACTGGTAAACACATTATTTATAGTATTTGGCAACGATCACTTACAGAAGAAGCTTTTTATTCTACTAGTGATGTTGATTTTGGTCTAACAACAGAACCACAGCCTCCGGTAGCATTATTTACTAGTGATAATGGTCGATGTGGCGGCCCAGATGTGGAGTTTGATGCCAGTGATTCCTTTGATCCTAACGGAGATGCGTTGACTTATTCTTGGGACTTTGGAGATGGTACAACTGCAGAAGGTGTTACCGTTTCTCATAGCTATACCAATCTAGATAGCGCTGCAGTAACCTTAACAGTTAGCGATGGTGTTTTTAGTAGCGGTGTGGTACAAACAATTGACTTAGTGGTAGATACCGATTGTGAAGAAATAATTTGTCCTTTTGATACACCAAGAGCCTCTCCTCTACCTTCTGTAAATAGTTCGTATTCAAATATTTATGTATTGGGGGATAACGGCCCTAATTTAGATAATATAGCCAATTGTTCTATCAATTGGGATTTAGGAAACAATGGTTTATACCAATTTTCATTTAGTACCAATAATGGTATTCCAAACTGGTATAATGATTTAATTGAAATATCTACACAAAACTTTAATGCTCCTGGATCACAACTTACCATTGCTGGTTCTAGTTTTGTAGGATTAGATGGAAGTTATTACGTAACCTTAGACGGAGATAATCTGGTGTTAGTTTCTACTACAGGAGATTTTACCATTTATTGTAGTAATTCTGATATAGCTCCGCAATGTGGTGATATTATTGATCCAGTAAATACTGCTCCTGTAGCTATGCTAACTGCTACTCCAACTACCGGAGTTACTCCTTTGGATGTAGTATTAGATGCTTCTGGATCAACTGATGCAGATAATGATACACTAACTTATAGTATTGATTACGGTGATGGAACTTTTGGATCAGATGCTACTTCTACACATACATACACAACAGGTGATTATACTGCCGCTGTTACGGTTAGTGACGGAAATGGTGGTAGTGATACTGCTTCGGTTATGATTACAGTTACAGATGATATTATAGATCCACCTACTGGTGATTGTTCTTTTGGTGCGCCAATCGAAACTTCTTTGGTAAGTATAAATACATCTTACGATAATGTATACGTTTTGGGTACTGGTGGTCCAGATTTAAGCAATATTAATTTGTTTACACTAAACTGGAACCTTGCTGATAATGGTTTATATCAATTTTCATTTAATTTAGATATAGCTCCTTGGTATATTGATTTCTCAGACGCTACACAAAACTTCAATCAACCGAATCCTCAAATTTCTTTGGTAGGTACTGGTATTCCTGGTTTGGATGGAGATTATTTTGTTACCACAGATCAAAGAAACTTTGTGTTAGTAGCTAAAGATTACACTATCTATTTTAGTGATTCTACCACAGCACCAGTGTGCGAAACTGCTGTAAATAGAGAGAATGAAATAGAAAACATGCTCTTTGAGATGTTTCCGAATCCTGCAACTGGTAGTGTTTCAATAAAAAACACGACGGATTTAAAAAATAGCATCATTATGATTTCTGACCTGAGCGGAAAGAAATTAAAATCAGTAAGAGTACCAACAAGTACTACCGAAATGATAATTGATATTTCTGGAATTAAATCTGGATTATATTTGGTTAATATTTTGGATGATTCTGGTAGTAAACGTAGTTTAAAACTAGTTATCAACTAAGGGCTTGTTCTCTTAGAATAGCATAAATTTCATGAACAACCTTCTAAATTTTAGAAGGTTGTTTTTATTATTACACTAAAAAAATTGAACGTTCGTCCATAGGTTTTAAACCTTTATAAAAAAAATCAGGTAAACACATATTATTATCCTACCTTACTAAGCAAGGCGGTCATTCATCATTTATTAAACCTTATAAATCCTTTTTTATCAATGAGATATCTCTTAATCTTTATATGTATTATTTTTTATAGTTGTTCTAACAAAACTCAGAAAACAGATACATCAATACCTATACAAGGTGAATTCAATGAAAAAGATGTAGCATGGTTTTACAAAAATGGAAATTCTAGTATTAAAGGAATAGCAAAGTTTAGATCAAAAGATGGGGATGTTCGTTTTGGAAAACAATTTAGACTAGAACTAAACCCGTATTCACCATATACAAAGGAACGGTTGAATTATATATACAAAAACGATGATGCTGGTTTTGTGTATGTAGAAGATGGCATTCCTAAATTTACTCCAGATCCAGAAGGATATCATAAAACCAGGAAAATAATGTGTAATGAACAAGGAGAATTTGAATTCAAAAATTTACCTCCAGGAGATTATTACATCATTGCTTTTATGTTATGGAATGAAACAGGTGGAGGCATTATGAAACATATAAAACTAGGTGATAACGAAACAAAAGTTGTGGAAATGGTTAATTTCTAAAAGAATACAATAATTAGACTAAAAAAAAGAGCATTCAAAAATGAAAAGCAATATACTCACACTTAGCATTCTATATCCATTCTGTATGATCATTGGTATGTTTGCTTATAGAAATTATTCTGTAATAAACGATTTTGTTTGCTATATAAATTAAAGGGGACAATTGTGCCCCCTTTATTATGATTTAATGATATGTTATTCAATTATTATTTGATGGGTTTCGTCTTTGCCATTTCCTGTTATCTTTAAAAAGTAGTTACCTCCTTTTAAATTGCTGACATCTAATTGAATTTTATTAGTTTTATAGTCCATTTTTATTTGTTTAACAGTTGCTCCTGTAAAATCATGTAATGTAATAATTGTAGATTCTACGACTATATTATTGTCAAAACTGAAATTTTTAGTGGTACTCATCCGCTCAATTGTTAATTGATCAGATGTTGGATTTGGATATGCTCTCATTGAATAAATTCCGATTCCAGAACAACCTGGAATAGATTGAGAACCATAAGCAGAATCTCCACAGGAATTTGTAGCCTGTACTTGAAGATAACCTCCGCCACAGCCTACATAATAATTCAGATAAGAACTAGAGGTGGTTACTTGAGTCGAACCATTAATACCGTAAATTATCCAGTTATAAGGCGCAGAGCCACCAAAAGCTTGTGCATTAACCCAACCATTATTATTTCCATATATAGAAAGCGACATGTTCGTACTTGCACCATTAGCAGTTGCTGTTCTTTGCATAGTGTAGGTATTACCACAACTATTAGGAGGT
This genomic interval carries:
- a CDS encoding lytic polysaccharide monooxygenase gives rise to the protein MKKTNSKTKTLGWMISYLRKWSTPLLLCVAFIFPNFQTIFSHGTVTSPPSRVWICFQENPESPDSPACIDAVAMYGTQALYDWNEVARMDANGMHQAIIADGNLASAGRPDKYGGLDQVRDDWVATPVTPGPFTVTWTNSAPHQTLYYRVYITKASWTPDQPLTWDNLELLVETEPREASATDNIDVVLPARTGKHIIYSIWQRSLTEEAFYSTSDVDFGLTTEPQPPVALFTSDNGRCGGPDVEFDASDSFDPNGDALTYSWDFGDGTTAEGVTVSHSYTNLDSAAVTLTVSDGVFSSGVVQTIDLVVDTDCEEIICPFDTPRASPLPSVNSSYSNIYVLGDNGPNLDNIANCSINWDLGNNGLYQFSFSTNNGIPNWYNDLIEISTQNFNAPGSQLTIAGSSFVGLDGSYYVTLDGDNLVLVSTTGDFTIYCSNSDIAPQCGDIIDPVNTAPVAMLTATPTTGVTPLDVVLDASGSTDADNDTLTYSIDYGDGTFGSDATSTHTYTTGDYTAAVTVSDGNGGSDTASVMITVTDDIIDPPTGDCSFGAPIETSLVSINTSYDNVYVLGTGGPDLSNINLFTLNWNLADNGLYQFSFNLDIAPWYIDFSDATQNFNQPNPQISLVGTGIPGLDGDYFVTTDQRNFVLVAKDYTIYFSDSTTAPVCETAVNRENEIENMLFEMFPNPATGSVSIKNTTDLKNSIIMISDLSGKKLKSVRVPTSTTEMIIDISGIKSGLYLVNILDDSGSKRSLKLVIN